Below is a genomic region from Dioscorea cayenensis subsp. rotundata cultivar TDr96_F1 chromosome 14, TDr96_F1_v2_PseudoChromosome.rev07_lg8_w22 25.fasta, whole genome shotgun sequence.
TAAATTGACACTAATTTGATAGGCTATATTTAAAGTAAAGTAACATTCTAATGTCCGCTTCCAAATTAATTCTCTTGCTTTCCATGACCCTAGGCAATTAAGTTAAGAgtgccaacgaccttcgggtctattggtacacggatCGTCGATAGAGCTCTCaacgagtggtgagagttcgattttctgctgagggcacatttctgggagttgtgaatagtagttgtgtacgggtggttccagtGCCCACATGAGCGcagccccgtccccacttgttccaccaaAGCtggtgcacgtccctgggtctctagtgggttcgccccgttcctcttcccaaaaaaattaaattaagagtAAATCAAATTCTAATCCCCATAATCTATAATAAACTCTGCTATTTCAACCTCCAAACTAATCAAATTAAGTAAGCTTTGCATTGTTGTGACAATTGGATCGCCAAACCAATTATCTCCCTAAAAATTCACCTTACGGTCATTGCTTCTTCTCCAAACAAGTCTTTTTTTCAACAAAGATACATACACGTTACAATAAACCCCTCCACAAACTCAACCaatattgtgttttttaagCGTCACGGCCATAATATTAATGCATATCAGCACCACACGTGCATTTCATATTTTGCCTTAAGAATTACAACTCAAAAGCATCCTCTTCGTTCAAAAATTAATGCCACGCAATCTTTCGTATCAAGGAGAGATTCTAAAACACCATAGTTTAAACATCTAATTAACCCTCTCTGTCAATTTTCAATTTACGTAGTCTTCTAACCCACCAATGAACATCTCCCACCGCACACAAAAAAACCACTAGTTTGATAAAAACATATGGCGCTGCACATGtgagaatataatatatatatatatatatatatatattttcaccTAATCTTTTTTCTCACACCTAATCCAAGAATTAAGTAAgctaatctttattttttttttttcttttataaacaGAGGGAATGAGAGACACTCTCAATGCACCACTCAGTTGAAAAGTGAGTGAGGGTGAAAAAAAAGTGGGAAAAAATAGtgagaaagaaattaaagacTTTGTGTTGCTTCTATTACATGAGAGAAGAAATTATTATCCTTTTTGTTAATAGAAAACttataattcttatttttactatagtaaaattcttttattttgacCGTGATTTTGACCGTGATTTTTATCCTAAATTATTTTGGagttttttatgtaaaatttgtgtctctttatctttattattattatttcaagaaCTTTTACTCGGATCCTACTCTATCCTTCCATAATTGGGAAGTTTATGAAAACAACCCcaacattaacaaaaattataaattttggcGGCCTGTGATAAGCAAGGGCCATAACCTAAGTAGCAAGCCGCAAGCCCAACACACTTATATTTGATTTGAACTAGGATGTAGATGGGTCAAAGCTAAGTCAGTCAAGTCCAAGTCCACCAGGCCCACTTCTAGAAACTCGACTACagcaaaataattatttaagttttaaattgtTGAGGGTCaggattttttttctaatttcaaaggcacatttataaaaaatcgtagggttttttttttttgggtgtagCAATATAAATTTGGTATCTCTAACTTTTTCCCATAAATGAATTTTctcatgtgtgtgtatatatatatatatatattaataaaaaaaaatgacaactcttgcataaaatttaattttttaattttttaatttcttgtcttACTAAGCCatggtatttatatataataaaaaataatatattttaaacccAGTGAAACTCATAAAATTTACAATTTATAGTAataaatccattaaaaataaaaaatactattttagTACCATATTAAGAGGTATTTgtgcattctaaaaaaaaagttttttgttttgcatttacaaaaatatcaaaattttgtaaaaaaaattaccaaaatatatattatgaatttattttattttttttgacaaacgAAAAGTTTCcaaagagaaatgaaaataaaaaactaattttaaaaaataggtattagaaattattaatttatagagATTTAACTTGtgactttatcttattttactATCCTTAATGTAACTTTATGTAAAGTTTATTTGATACATTTATATTAtggaataatattttattaaatttatatattttaaaatctaaatttcaAGTTAGTGTCCGGAGCTAATTTAATACTCTCTcagttcctttttatctgtcgtgaataaccgaatttcacataccaagaaagttggttatttcacataatttaataaaaaaaattagttatttttctaaaattatccttaatttatattttcacatttctctcttatattaaatttcaaaaatagaattgaataaagtgttaagataatttttgaaaaaaaataataataaatgtgacaaataaaaagaaacatggatttatgacagataaaaaggaacggaggaagtattttggttgtttgtttCCACACCTAGGAGatactttatttgttttgtatatatacatgttctATTCTTAATAGATTTATggttcatctatttttttaaaaaacctcaTATGCTCACGGatattagaatataattatgtaaaacattgattaatataatttataaaaaggaAGATGAGAAACAATATTCACGTCCACTTGTGAGTCAAATATATTGCTGACTATTCAAAGAATAAGAACACATTAATGGCGCAGTGCTCAAGAGAAACCTAGGTCTTCTTTTAAATGAGATGCATGCCTATCTTTGACTCCAACAACTCTCACTAAAAAGAAATGCATGGATGACTTAATTAAGGAATAAAATACAATGTACTTAGTGTGGTTAGAAAATAATTAAGGAAATACAATGTAATTAGGTTCATGAATCAACTGCCACAAAAGACTTTCCAACTTTAAAACTAAAGACTGGTTTCATTCATGAAAAATGTTGTGAAATTACTGTGATTAGAAAATACATGGCAAGTTCATTGCAATTCCAAGTCTCTCATTTCACATCTTGAGATTTCAGATTTGAAATTCATGAGAAGTCTTTAATTAACTTCCAAGAATGAAGAATGAAGAAGCCTTGTTCACAATAAGGAAAGACCACATTTCATGTCAACCTTGTTTTTTAAAGATGCaaactttaaataataatgtttgCAATTAAATGCAATTAAATACAATTCAATCCAATTCATACTATAATACtatgattataaataaataaatatttcttagtTTGAACAATAGAATTTGTCAAACCGatgtattataaataaatatgactatatagtattatttaaataaaagtcatatATTAAACAAATCTATACAATCACTAATCACAAATGAGTACATGCCGTATATATATTAGTGcatagatattattattatagttttttttataaagtaaataaaccgtaatttattaaagaaaaaactaCAAGCACAAAGCAACTATTATAGTTTgattattcaaatattttatgattttattcttttattaccATGAATTTTATATGGGAAAATAATTTAAGACAGGAAAAAAAAACGAAATACAATATGTATAAACAcgtacaaattaaaaaaaaaaaatcaagaaacatgttttatttatttatttatttttttaaagaaaactctGCAAGGACAAATGGGGAAAATAGCTAGCAAGATAATTTTCTAGTATTAGTCTACGTTCGTCGTTCAACCTCAGACTGTAGCCCATTTGCACCTTTCCCCCAAACTTCCACACAAATACCATCATATTCATTCTCCTCTCCACCCAACCCAAGCTCCTCCCTCTATATAACCCACTTCTCCACTTCCCTCTCTTGTTATCACTTCTTCTATTCCTTTCTCtagctctctctctttctctcaaatTAAGTTATATATCTTCTCTagctctttatatatataagtatattataTAAGAATAATCAGAGGAAATTATGGAAAGTTTACTTAAGTGTGGAGCTAACTATGTTCCTCTAAGTCCCATTACCTTCTTATCAAGAGCTGCGTATGTGTACTCAGACCGCACCTCCATCATCTACCAAAACACACGGTTCACTTGGAACCAAACTTATCACCGTTGCCTCCGCCTCTCCTCCGCTCTCCGCTCTCAACTCTACATCAACAAGAACGACGTGGTTTGTCTCTTTTAAACTTATTATATatcatgttattaattttatgtttaattttcagaGCTAGCTGTTGTTTtctagatagatatatatatatatatatatatatatattcttaatatatttatattatatatatgtaggtATCAGTGCTGGCACCAAATATTCCGGCTATATACGAGATGCACTTCGCCGTGCCAATGGCCGGAGCGGTGCTGAACACGATAAACACAAGACTGCATGCTAAGGACGTGGCCAAAATTCTGGTTCATTCTGAGGCCAAGGTTCTCTTTTATGATTATCAATACATCAAGCTCATCGATGATATTATCGATCATTTCATCTCTAACAATATTACTCCCTTACCTCAACTTATCCTGATTGACGACATCGACACCCCCACCGGTGTTGTTCGTCATGGTAAGTTTGAGTATGAGGAGCTAATCGCTAGAGGTGATCCGATGCATGCTCCACATGTTCTTGAAGATGAATGGGATGCCATAGCATTGAATTACACTTCAGGGACAACATCAGCTCCAAAGGGAGTAGTGTATAGCCATAGAGGAGCATATATAAGTTGCAtgactcttcttcttcaatgggGTGTAGGGAATGAACCAGTTTATCTCTGGTCACTTCCCATGTTCCATTGCAACGGTTGGACGTTCACATGGGGCATGGCCGCACGTGGGGGCACAAACGTGTGCATCAGGAACACAACTGCTGCTGAAATGCATAGAGCCATCACTCaacacaaggtcactcacatgTGTTGTGCTCCTATTGTGCTCAAAATAATCTCTGAAGGTTGTGATCATTGCAACATGAGTACTACTGCTACTCTTCACCGGAGACCTGTTGTAGAGATCCTCACCGGCGGTGCTCCGCCACCTGCTGCACTGCTGAAAAAGATTGAAAATCTCGGGTTTCATGTCACTCATGCTTACGGTCTCACCGAGGCCACGGGTCCGGCGACGGTGTGTGAGTGGAAGGCTGAGTGGAATGAGCTACCAAGAGAAGATCAGGCAAAACTGAAAGCCCGGCAAGGGATCAGTGTGCTCACACTTGCGGACATTGATGTGAAGAACTTGGAAGACATGAAGAGTGTTCCTAGAGATGGGAAGACAAGAGGAGAGATTGTGATCAGAGGGAGTAGTATAATGAAAGGTTACTTCAAGAATGAGGAAGAAACAAGGAAGGCATTCGTTGATGGATGGTTTTTAACAGGAGATGTTGGAGTTATTCATCCTGATGGTTATGTGGAGATAAAGGATAGGTCTAAGGATGTTATAATCTCAGGTGGGGAGAATATTAGCAGTGTTGAGGTGGAGAATGTGCTTTACTGGCATCCAGCGGTGGAGGAAACAGCAGTGGTGGCAATGAAACATCCTCACTGGGGAGAGACACCATGTGCCTTCTTGAAAGTCAAGAAGGAGTTTGTTGAAAGAATTAAAGAAGAGGAGATAATCATGTATTGCAGGAAAAATATGTCCAAGTTCATGGTGCCCAAGAAGGTagttttcatggatgagctTCCAAAGACTGCAACTGGGAAAATCATAAAGTCTGATCTTAGAGAAATGGCTAAAAGCTTCAAGGTGGCAACAATGGCCGGCAGGGTGACACAGCAGCAGAAGCAGCAGCAGAGGAGTAATAAAAGGCTTGGTGATGAACCTCAAATTGAACAACAAGTCATGGCTTTGTCTCGTCTTTGATTacgtataattaattatatttatatttatatatatatatatatatatctagtgTTAAGTGTAGAAATTAACAAGGGGGTATACGTACGTGAGATGCATGCaaaattgttttataatatattaatatgtagTTTTGCTTTTTATTGCAATTTTATCAGGTATATGATGCTTAATAAATAGTGGAttctcattcttttcttcaaaattaaGATTGGAAGTTATTAGTAAACTTTggttcttattcttcttttttgacTGACTAGTGTTTGTTAAGCAATTAATAGTGGGAGACTTACCAAACTTGGACTGGGATCTTCTCTGTGTTTTCTCAATAgtggattcttttctttttttttaaaaaaaaaaatactttataaaaaaaactcacactttctaattattttgtaaatgtAGACCTCTTTTCGTCGGCTTTAGCTAACATTATTGTGCAAATTTCTTAATaacatatttctttaaataTCTTATCTTTGACTAAATCTTtcgttttcaattaaaactcatATCTTTCTCATTTATTCATGTAGATGGATTTTGGAatctaatcatatttttaaaattttgaataaagattttatttatcaaattctaTATTTTGCATCGGTTACAATTAAATAATAGAGATGTGTATAATTTGAAGAGACAACTTggtcatttaaaaataatcaattagtAATGCATTGCTCTAGAATAAAGAATATTTTGAGCATATTTGACTACTGTTGAGCGCTGACGGGTAAGACTAAGAGgactatttttatttgtaatagaaCCAGATAATTTGTTTTGTGTAAAATCACAATAAACGAGGGGGCTGCTTGAAAAGATCCCTTTTATATAATTCCCAATACAGAGAGAAGCTTACCCATTATGGtcagtttatttatattaatcttTTGCCTCATTTAATGAGATTTTAATTAACCATTCTGATTAGatgtttcaattttatttgaatgtaaaCTCAGCATATATACTAAGAAATAAGAACTaataagaatattaaaaaaacttagataactgtaatataaaaataaaaccaatcaGACATAATTTGATGTATCTTTAATTACAAATTGCCCCTGTTTATCTCCATCATTGTCAAAATTAACTCCTGCATAATTAACAACAAAGTGAAAATGGATAACACTtcatatcaaataaatatattaattacattGTTCATGTTTTAAGAGCCCTGAAATTTATATTGGGGCACTATAATTCCATAGTTAAATTCAACATTAAACCATTTAACAAACAAGCATTAGATCAATACTAGTTGGAGCTTGAGTAGCTCCAATTTGAAGTTTTAAACAGCAGATCAAACAGTAACAAAAGCTGGAATGTCTAAAGAACACTCAGCAAAAGAACATAACTTTCTTCACATTTTCCTTCAGAGCTGGCAGGGGCTTAACAGGAGCAGGAGAAGCAGGAGCAGCAGCAGTCCCGTGTCCCCGGGGACTACGAGCTCCTCGGCCACTAGCACCGTTTGTCGTTGATCCATTGTCCGATGTATCCGCCAACAGATAGAAACGAGCTCGGAATGCAGCCAAATGAGCATAATATGCGGGTGGAACTGCAGCATGAAACAGAAATACAAACAACATTGAACCATATCTTCAAGTGatgaggggaaaaaaaaacaatgcaatGTACTAGCTTACCGATCGATACAGATCGTGTGCACCGCGCATAACTGCAGGGAATGATCAGGATCAGAGGAAGCAAATGATGTTCATAGTCTCAAGCAAGCAAAGCAACACTGAAATAAAGTGCAGGTAAATTTTACAGTAATTTTCACAAAGGAAGTGCATTACGTGTAACAGAGATTGTTTGTGAGAGATTGGAGTTGATCAGCTGTAAAACCATTCTCATCAAGTAGCACATGATAATGAGCTGGACGGCTTGTACCCTGCATCAACATGGTTGGATTGAGTGACAATATCAAgagattaaaacaaaattttaaagataaaatgcaaataaacaaGATGGTGTAGAATTTACTTTTACTCCTGCATGACTGCACAAGTAGAAGTCAAACTCTGTTGGATGGCAGATCTTTGTGTCGACAACAGTCCCTAAAATTCAGAAGAATTGATCTGATTAGAATTAGAACTCTAGTTACTGAGAAATACAGAGACGATAACAGTTTACTAACCAGGCAGTATATTTCCGCTTCGATCAATAGAGCGATGATCAGCATGGTTGTTCGCAAAGAGACGAGTGTGATGCCGTTTttgaacaacaacaaaagttaTCAGAGGCTGATAATTAGGCTCCAAAGATTCGCATGCCTGATGAAGGATGTATATATCAGTAAAATGACATACACACTGAAGTTAGAATAGAAAAACATCGGTGTCACCTTTCTTATTGCTTGAACTTCATGCACGAGTACTTGGAAAAACTGACCCTCAGAGACACCATCCCTGCAGAGAAAGAATGATCAGATAGATAATTCATTAAAAGGAAGAGAAGATATCGAGTTATTGATACCTGTAAAATATAATCCGTAGAGGCTTCTGATTAGTTGCCTGATAGAACGAGAGAAGAAGCTCCCTGTAAATCTCATTATTAGTTCGTACTGCATAAATACAACAGTACACGCAGAACCAAGAAACCACACCTGAATATATGTACACATACTTAATCATGCCACCGGTGATAGTTCCCCCTCGGAGATCTTTCTGTTCTGTGAATAAATCTTGTATCAGTTCCTGGCCATGGGACTGTGCACCTACCAAAACAGCATATTTGGTAACCTCTGGCCAGTCTTGAGAAGCAACAACCTACAAAATGATAATGAAACTTGAAGAATGAGATAAAGTTTCAAAACGTTAGTTATATGAGGATGATGAAGCATCATACAGCAGCAATTGAGGGGCTGGATTCCTCCCCTGGATGAGGATGAGTAACATCAGCTCCAAATATAATGGTTGGCAAGTCACTGACCAAAGGCATTCGTCTCATCAGTGCATCTACAAGAACTGTGTTCCGGCCTCCAACCTATCCTCCAATCAACAAAAGCCAAAGACAAGAGAACATATGatagaagagagaaagagagagagagagaagagaagaattcTACGAATTGTATACAACACACATACCTTCACATTAATCTTGAGAGCAACATTGGCCAAATATTGTTGTTTTCCTGTCTTACAAACATGCTTCGTCAAACAGCACTGTGAGATCAATCCAAGATCTGTCTCACAAATCCTTTTCAGCTCACCTGCCATGACAACATAAATTAACATCCTAAGAACTaataaacccttttttttttttttgcagtaaTGAATCAATGTAGAATTTACATGGTAATGGATCATTGATATGCAGCAAAATGACAATGGTATGTCTTGTAATGTTCTTTAAATACCAATTCATAACTCACATTCCCAAATTCAGAGATGAAATTTGGTTTCTCTATCTAGTTGAAGAAAGATGAAGAGGAGGCATACCATAAAGGGGCCCATTATTATCAGGCAAGATTGCGATCAGCAGCTCGAGTTCTTTGCCTTGAGGTTTGAGCATTTTCATAGCATCAGAATATCGCTCATTCAGAGCTCTCTCTACTTGTTCAGGCTGAGAAGATAATAAAGGAAGAATTGGGTCTGGCGCAAAATCCTGCATAAAAAACAAATGGTGTAAAACGTATGACCATATTAATAGTGTCCACAAAAGTTTCAATTCAGATATACTGTTAAATCAAGATCATGTGCAGAAAAGATGAACTACTAGCACACCATTCCAGATATCTGACACATCTGCGCAAGTTCCTGACAGAACCTATGAGCGACTCCATTACGAACATTTCGTGAAAAGTTGATGCATGCCCAGTAGCTCACTCTTCCACCATTGATAACTTTCTGCATAAAAAGTCATACCAAACATGCGATGGCTTAGAACGAATGTAATTATTAGAAAATGCAAAGGATGCGGCAAGGCATTCATTTGTTAAAGATAATATATAGACGATatgaaatgattttattttggcatacaaatttaattttcagaTGAGCAAAGCatgaaattataataaagtTGTACCTTATTCATCATGTTCCACTGCCCGACTCGGGGTAAGACATCCCTTTCTCTTCCTGTGTCGTGGTATTTAAGCTGTAAAAcagttaaaatttaaataaaccaCAAGTACAAAATTTAACCACCAAGATTTCATCATAGTACTATATAAAGAAAGCCTTGAATGGAGATTTTGCATAGAATTCggcaaagaaaaataatcaacaatCATGGGAGCTGAAATGGCCAATTTGAAGAATTATCTTTTAGTAACTTTAGGACATATAATACAAAAACAGTCAATCAGTAAGAATAGGACAGTGAActacaaaacaacaaaactcAGGAGGAAATTACTTACCCGTGGTGCAGGCAAAATGCGCGCATCAACTAAAGCTAGTGATGGACTAATTCTGATTCCAAACTCCCTAGCATATTGATCGTTATGGTATGCATTGTGATGGACTGTCTGAGAAAGCAATGacagagaaaaaagaaacatcaTGTTCCAACAATCTCTCATGAGCACACATAAATTTCTTttgtctttatttcttttcttccttttttttttatcgttGAGAAAGAGCTATGTCTTTCCTGTCATCATTAACAAATGGGCCATATCACAAAAATATAGAATAACACATAGAACAAATGCAGCTTCAATACTAGCAAAAAACCACCAAAATGCAACTTAAAACATTACTTGCTATTAGGTATGTTTGATGTTTCAAGGAATGGTTTATGAGATACTGTAATGCAGGTTAAAATAATCACCTGTATAATATCCCGCTCCCGATCCTGTGGATGTTGACAAGTCACATTGAGAAGAGCACTAATCTGTTTTTCGTTCAATTTCTTGTAGTATTTTTGGCCTTCAATAATCTTGCACACctgaaataatattttgaaggtCAAGGTGCATGCGTCAGCCAAATGGTTTAAAGCAAGCTATAGGTTAGCAAATTCTTGAACACTCATGAGTGACGGAGATGatgccaaaataataataataataataattgtagcTCAAGTGACAACAAACCTCCATTGGCAAATAATTTTGTCTCTTTTGGTTGCCCACTTGTAAGCAAGGTAAGGTTGTGTGCTGAATATTGAAACCGTAAGTTTCTTGAAAATATTGTACAACCGACTTTCTTGTACCTCTGTCATCAACAGGAAACCTATTGGTGCAGTAATGTTTCCAAAACATGGAAAGGACATAAAAGGACCATATTAGCAAACTAGGAGTGAAGATCACGTATATAGATTTATTGCATTTAGTAAacagcaattaaaaaaaaagaaagaattagatACAAAATAATCATATAGAGTATCATACGTACGTCAACTCTCTTGTAGCCTGCGTTGTTAAACCAGCTATACGGTACTTTCTCCGCATATTGCCTCGATGTGTAACCTCAATTTTCACACCTCTAAGAGCCTTCTTGATCTGGAAAAAGGAGAGGGGGAAAATGTGTGAACATTAGGGAGGAAAAATCTAAGAATTGTTCAAGTACGCTCAAGTGTGTACATTGtaaacttaataataaaaaaaacacaataatgatGTTATAAAAGcataaaggaaaatgaaaagaacaagGATTAGTCAAAGTTTAGCTCATTATCTGTCATGAACATAGAAACTCGGAGCTgcaaagttaaataaaaaaatggcaaaTAAGCAAGCATCAATGAAATGgccaaaagagaaaaattaggGTAGTGTACATTCACTTTGAATGAACAGGCTCCTATGCAAAACTAATTCAGGAAACAAAAATGAGACCTTCACTCGATCGGCATCAGATAATGGCCTCGCGGAGACATCCTTATTTAAAAGCTGAGTGACAAAATCAATAACTGGAAGTGGCTCGATGAATGCAGAGGATGACATATCTGCAACAGAAAGAAATTTCTCAATGAAGTACTTGTTGATGAATAATGTGTCAGAAATTGTTAAAGAAACAAGTGGCTGAATCAGTAGACAATCTtctggaaaacaaaaaaaggaaggaTTACATATCCAACGGTTTTGTTGCACTGGTGGACAAAGCATGTATTGGCTGCAATGACTATTGAAAGAATGAGAAGTCCTATCTTCCCTGAGTGTAGTTCTACTTTAGAacataaaagaaggaaaaagatttATAGTTTTCACAACAACAATCATATAACTACGCCTAAATTAATTTAAGTGCACATGATAATTTATTCAATCATTTGCATGATAGATCCTCTCCAACCTTATATCAGAAATCTCAAACTAGAAGATCTCTATCAAAGCATTTAATCTGGTTCTGTTTTTCTGAGGCTAGTTAAAAACCATTGGAGATCTTTTGATCTTGGAGGTTACTAAAAGCACACAGTGCAAATCTGCAGATTCACATATGTTCATCTAAAAGTTAACCACGGTATAGAATGGCAACACATGGTCTGAACTCTTCTCATAAAACACAATTTCAAAACAACAAGCCATATGCACCGCCTAGACGAACATCTACATATGTGAAGGAAGATTTGTGCCACGAAACAGCTTCTCAAAGAACACATACAGTTCTCTATCCTTCAAATAGTTTAGGGGCGTACAAATATAATTTGAGTTTCAATAAGGGGAGTGAGTGATGATTGTCAAAAGAGTAAGGGAAACTGATTTACCAATATTAAGTGATAACCCCATTTGTGTTGGACGGATACTCTGGTAAAATCCACGGAAGGTTTCCAAGCCCTCACCAAGAGAATGCCGTCTCCCCAGATCAGGTGAATAAAAATATCGACCAACCGGCAAATACCTAAAACCCACCAAATTACTTCATTAAGCAAAACTCTGGCACACTCAAGTGGATAACACCACATGATACAAACCTTGCGCTAGGCAACTCACGAAGAACAATATCAAGAACTCGAATAGCATCTTGGGGTGTGGCTGTTTCTGTCAGCCGCCCGGCAAGGAACAATTCTAAATGGTGAAGATTGACACGGGCAGCAAACTTGATCACCACCTTGAACGCTCTTTCAAGCCAGTATTTCAGCAAGACGAGCAAACAAATCAAATCAGTATGACACAGTAAA
It encodes:
- the LOC120275790 gene encoding protein argonaute 1B-like isoform X5 — translated: MFLMVVGLMNDRKSAPLFIYLFCSVVCLQLLSMAGRGSGQGRPQPGAERGPTPQSRGSIPRRQFHGSRRGSSGRFSPAGPSQPPAPELHQAMPMAPSQGSAFSIPSHEQQFQQLSIHGEASSSHGISKSMRFPQRPGIGITGSKCVVKANHFFAELPNKDLHQYDVSITPEVKRREVNRAVMRQLVNLYRMSQLGGRLPAYDGQKSLFTAGPLPFSSKSFDIVLNEEEDGGGGGGGGGGGGQRAFKVVIKFAARVNLHHLELFLAGRLTETATPQDAIRVLDIVLRELPSARYLPVGRYFYSPDLGRRHSLGEGLETFRGFYQSIRPTQMGLSLNIDMSSSAFIEPLPVIDFVTQLLNKDVSARPLSDADRVKIKKALRGVKIEVTHRGNMRRKYRIAGLTTQATRELTFPVDDRGTRKSVVQYFQETYGFNIQHTTLPCLQVGNQKRQNYLPMEVCKIIEGQKYYKKLNEKQISALLNVTCQHPQDRERDIIQTVHHNAYHNDQYAREFGIRISPSLALVDARILPAPRLKYHDTGRERDVLPRVGQWNMMNKKVINGGRVSYWACINFSRNVRNGVAHRFCQELAQMCQISGMDFAPDPILPLLSSQPEQVERALNERYSDAMKMLKPQGKELELLIAILPDNNGPLYGELKRICETDLGLISQCCLTKHVCKTGKQQYLANVALKINVKVGGRNTVLVDALMRRMPLVSDLPTIIFGADVTHPHPGEESSPSIAAVVASQDWPEVTKYAVLVGAQSHGQELIQDLFTEQKDLRGGTITGGMIKYVYIYSGSFFSRSIRQLIRSLYGLYFTGMVSLRVSFSKYSCMKFKQ